The following nucleotide sequence is from Solanum dulcamara chromosome 7, daSolDulc1.2, whole genome shotgun sequence.
GTCATCTCTTTACCCAATAATTTATGAGCGTTTGCATTTACTTTTCGATGCTGCAGGGTTCCCTTCTTCTTCAGAATTCTTCACTCTTCTCAATTCCAAAATTTCTCAGACAATTGtgatatcatttttttcattcccTTTTACCATTTCCTTTTTTCTATTCGCCAAATCTTTAGTAATCGAATCTCTTAACTACTCAAAACCATCTCAAAAAACTACAGTCCCTTCGTATTTCCACCTTCTTCTCACCCAAGTCTGTAACTCATTACTCATCATTTCCGCAAACTCCACCTGTTTCACTCTCCTCTTCTTCGGTTTCAatctttttgattatttattcgGGCTTTCGAATCCAAGATCAATTCTTTTGTTATCAGCAACAGGGGCTGTACTCTGTTCAATTATTCTCGCAAATACTTTAATTATTTGCAATTTGGCGTTGGTAACATCAGGAAATGAGAAAATTGGAGGGTACAAGGCGATTCTCAAATCTTGTGTTTTAATCAGAGGAAGAACAGCAACAGCATTATCACTAGCAGTGCCTGTAAATTTGGCTCTGGCTGCAGTTGAAGCTCTGTTTCAATACAGAGTCGTGAAGGCGTATTATCAAGAAAAAACAGAGCTTTTTCCTCTAGCTTTAGAAGGAATGTTCATTGCCTATATGTATTCAATTCTTCTGGTTCTTGATACAATAGCAAGCTGTGTTTTCTACAAAAGTTGTAAAACAGATGAAGTACGAATGTTTccaattttgccaatttcgCCAATTTCGCCATATCAAGATGAAATTCAAGACAGAGATCAATGTATAGTTGTGAAGATAAAGACATTCGAGGAGTCCCCTTaagctctttttttttccaagtgaTTCAGAAGATtatgttttcttgatttatttttcaattggaTAATAAAAAAAGAGTCTGGTTTCTGCAAGAGTAAATATAGTTGGAATACAGGAAGAGACTAAGCAATTTCTTGGGGTCATTaatctacttttttttttttttttgtaatctcCAGAATATCCATTGCTGTAATCTCTGGAAAGAAACTCTTGTAAACTGTCTATATTTCAATTTGCAATGCAAAGAGAAAAAACACAAATTTCTGAAATCAAGTTTATAGACTAGTGGGCAAAGTTGGTGCAATATGATTGGGAGATCATGAGTTCGAGTTATGGAAACAGTCTCTTACAGAAATATAATGTAAAATTGCGTATACAATAGACTCATGTGGTCTGACAACGCACAATGGAAAATGAAAACTTAGTGCACTAAACTGTCATTTTTAAGTTTATAGACTAGTGATATCGGTAGAAGTATCATGTATAATTGATGTAGGTTCGGTTCACACAATCCCTTTTCCTATAGTTGTAATTGAGATAGCTGTTGGAATGCATATTTTATGAGTAATAGTATATATCCCATCAGTAATTTCAATCGATCATCAAAGATTGTGGTGTGATAAATACTAACTCTCCACCCTTAACCAAAAGTAGTAGTCTTTGTGTTCGAAGActtgagaaacaaaaaaaatctagCGCTTTCCTTTAGTGTGGCTTATGCGTCACAAATTCGAATTAATCGAGAATTGAGGCATGTTGAATGTGATTGCTTCTCAAGTACCTAAAGTTGGACGAGGTTTCGCTTTGCTCAACGTAACAGTCAAGTTATGTTTCTGGTCGTATATACAAAATGTAACGTCTATACTGTTTATACATTTTCACTTATTAATTTTAGCCGTGCAAGTTAGTCaagtttttttaattgttgGGTGGGGGGAGGTGGTTAAGGTAGGACAACATATTCTTAACTTTTAAGAGAAAAACTTAGCAAATTTGATCACGGAAAATCATGAACCAGTGCCAaatgaaacaaaagaaaagaccaAATGTGAAGGGTTGGGAGATAATAATCCTTggacttgtttatttatttggaaaaaaggcataaattccTTCTGAAGTTATACCGAAAATTCAGTTATGCACTTAAACTATTATGGCGATCTATTATACACCTAAATTACctaaaagtgaaactattaCCCCATTACAACTGAAGTGACAAAAAAAAACGCGTCAGATTctgtaaagtaaaaaaaattaaaaaaacaaaatcacccacctactcttttcttcttcacacccacctccAATTACtctcattttgaatcttgatttcttttctttcaaacccattaaagtaaaaaaaattaaaaatcaaaatcaccCCATCCCCACATCCTTTGTTCTTCACACTCACCTATCCTCTTTTTCTTTACTCCCATCTCTATTTACtccccattttgaatcttgaatttttttcctttcaaaatccattaagaagaagaagaattcttttccccattttggtggagaagacgattggggtttgggggggggggggggtcggATGaatggttaataattaattagtagttaattagtataaaatatagttaataaaagaaaagttaattaataaagaaaagaaaagaaaatataaaaaattggatgagtagttaataattaattagtagttaattagtataaaatatagttaataaaagaaaagttaattaataaagaaaaaaagaaaagaaatatgaaaaatcGGATGGgcagttaataattaattaagttttaattagtataaaatatagttaataaaagaaaagttaattaataaagaaaagaaaagaaatataaaaaatcggatgggtGGTTAGTAACTgatgggtagttaataattaattaagatttaattagtataaaatatagttaataaaagaaaaattaattaataaagaaaagaaaagaaaatataaaaaatcagatgagtagttaataattaattaggagttaattagtataaaatatagttaataaaagaaaagttaattaataaagaaaagaaaagaaatatgaaaaatcggataggtagttaataattaattaagatttaattagtataaaatatagttaataaaagaaaagttaattaataaagaaaagaaaagaatttttttttataatttttgacgTGGCGATAACGCGGCACTGACGTGGCACCACGTGGCAGCGAATGTAATACACCACATACTATGAGAGTAATGTTATGCGTTCAGGTGTGtaatagtttcacttttaggtagtttaagtatgtaataaatcgtcatgatagtttaagtgtatAATTGACTTTTCAATACAATTTCAAGGAGAAATTGTTGCCTTTTCCCATCTTTATTTCGATTTGGGAGTATTAACaacatcatttatttatttattttcaaattggGGGTTGGGGAGTTCGAAGATCCATACAGGTCTTTGGTAAGCCAGACTCATTTATTTATGTAggtaaagtaattttttttgtttttattaaaaagCCAAGGCTATCACTAGGAATGGTTGACCAACATGCAAGTGTTATAATCAATTGTTCAAAATTTGAGCCTTGATaatgaagaatatttttatagGAAGCATTTTATCTCGCTTTAGGAATCgacataaatttgaattatttgaacTAGTACATTTAAAAAACACCAGATgatcaaataaaaaaacatataatgTGCTATAATATATGACCTAAGTTGTTATTTGTTAACCTTAAGTTGAGTAAGCCAGAGCCCATCATTACTTTTAAGTTGGTACTTTTAAGTTAAACTACTTATAGAAGAAAAGAGGTTATGGTTTGGTTAGTAATTTGTGGGTAAACAAATTACTACCTCTTTAGATGACTTGATTTTAGTAATATGTATAGTATAGGGGTCATGTGTGACATTTAGCTTACGATAAAAATCTCACATCGGTGAAAACATATGAGATGAGAGAGGCTGAGTATATAAGTAAGCAAGTCTTACACAATTACACTCTAGTACTAATGCGTTTTAAAGTCGTAAGTTTAATTGGatataaactttcatttttttatgattGTTTGAATGTAATCGATTAAGCGACGGTTAGAATGATTCTTCCATCTGAGGGTTAATGTGGGTGTCCTTCATACtcatttggatcgtgacagatgATCTAATAGTTGTCTGATATACTTTTCAAACTGAGAGAGAGAATTTTTACAAGGTCAAAAATATCAACTCAATTAATATTTGATTCAATTACCGTTTTTTATTGAAAAGAAATTAGTTCTCATAAACAATACATCCGTGTGgagaaaataattaagagaaaaaaGTATCACAACAACCATTGTATTTTATTCTAATTTAATGAGGGCTACAATTTTTACAAAttatataattcttttttttctaattacaaatttaaaggatatTTGATCTTGACCTTGAATTTCGAGGACTTGATCTAGTTTTGTACTTGAATGCAGGGCTTgcaaatttttattatatttattgtatagaaatttcttatttttatttctctatttattcTTCCACTTCAAAATTATCTCGAAATTATATTAAAACCTTTTTATTTACAACTCTAATTTATCTTCGAATAATTACATTTCAATATCAGATATACCTCATATAGGGTGTAAGTGCAAAATATACATATGAAGAATAGGAGGTGCAAGTGCTTGATTATAAAATATAGGGGATGTATTTGAAATAAAGCTATATTATAAAGGTATTCAGTGTAAGTAACCATAATCAAAATATAGTATTTATAACATAATAGTCTAAAGTCTCATAGAAGAATGGCatctcaaaaaaattatttatttatttatttatttataaaagatacatatatatgttctAGCACACGATTACCCCACAACATATCATATAGTTTGAaactacttaaaatatttaagtaaAATACTTAAGTCTATGCTTTTTGAGAAGCAGAAAATTAGGAGGCAAAAGTTATTTAATGATTAGGATAGtattgaaagaaaataatatatattttttcatttattagaATAAACGAGTAaaacagaaaataaaaattaaagacatATATGACTAAAGTTGGATTActtttttcaaaatcaaattttattaaTGTTTGGTCAactttttaaaatctatttatttcgaaaagaagaaagaaaaacaatgaCTTGTAATACCAACTCTCATTCCTTCCTTCTCattcttgttatgtctttttaacttttttgtCAATTCTCATTTTATTATTGTGTTGCTCATCCACCTGGACCAAGTATTCATCTTATTGATGACATGCCTAGTGTTGATCCAGTTGTGGAAGTTAAGTGTGTACTAGGTAAACTCCTTggaattcttataactctagtGTATAAATACCAAGAAATTATGAATGTTGTGCTTTATGGAATAAATAAACAGCCAATTTCACGGCATATGATCCTAAAAAGGAAGACAAAGGTTGGTCCATTCGAGCTTCTGGATTTTGGAAGAGTTGGAACAAACGTAATTGGAAGTTCGTTACAAATTGGATGTGAAACCACCTTTaattagttatatatatttatgtcgagacgaaattaaaattttaattttttttttaatgaaacatTAGTTCGTGTTTGAATCAAGGGGATGAGTCGTTTTTTCTTGAAGAATTCTTTGCTTATGTTGTTacttttatttgtttgagtttttatttactttttattattGTGTCCTAAATTATCATTCCAaagacataaaaaaataaatttatcattttaaagTCGTAAGGATCTAGACTCGATATCGCTAATGGCTAAGTAGTGTGTTTCGTATTTTGTTTAATATCTCAATTTTACGACAAATCCGGTCCGATGGCTGTTCTCCACTAACCACAAGGATATAGGGACTCTTTAGAATTCTATTATCACACTGAATTCAATCATAAACTGGACTAACCTTGAAGATCAAATTATGAACTAGATGTGAAATTACCATAAAAATGGATTCGAACTTTTTTGTAATAGCTTGATGAGCTAAATCAATAAAAGATATTTACGCACGCTGTAGCACTTCCGTCATGAGGcgtagaagaaaaaaaaacagaaaaggCCTAGGTTGATCATCCAAATACGGAAATACCCATTGATTCAGATCCTTATTGGCTAGAGATTTAGTTAGTTAAAGAACATTACTTTTAATTTCTCTATACTTATTCATTTGAATTTCTCGAAAATGACAAGGGCAAAActagaattttatttgaaaatcaggtTTTAAACATCAAGAGGAGTTCGTGGTTGAAAATCCCATTAAAATTGAGCAAGAAACGGATTTGAAATCGTGAAATtatcaattttgaaatttgagaaaaaatcccaaaatccacattgaaatcttgattttgaaatatttttggaagatGAAATAATTAGGAAATGATTTAGAAATTATTAAGAGACTTACTCCAGCGAATTTCCTCAAAAGATTGCTTCAAAAATCGCCCCTTCTAAGCTCCAATTGAGTAACAATggtggaaatgagaaaaagaagaaagaaacctGAAATATGGGCTATTTTTCGCCAAAAAGGGTCTGTTGACCGCGGTCAACTTTCACCAATATCATTCAAAACATGTGTTTTAACCCTCGGAACTCATTCAAAACCCTATAAATATGAACCAATAGTGCAAATTTATCATAAAACATGTTTCGGAGCCAATGGAATCAttggatttttaaaaaaagttgttatgtccaaaatacccCCACGGGCCTCTTTTatgcctaaaactcaacttttagcctaaatACCCAAAACAAACTCTAAGGTATCGGGACTCTAACCAACCACTCTACCAGATCAAACTCGATATTTCGGACGCGATGGAACTATCATTCCTAAAACACAAACGAAGCATGAAACCGCTAAGGAAAAGGGCaaaatgatcatttcacacgaaaaaataatttctcaagaattgagACATTACACTAATTTATCttcaaataattatatttcaatatACTTAATTTCAGATATACCTCTTACAGGGTGTAAACGCAATATATGTGTGAAAATTATTTACACCCCCtaacattattttaaaaatcaaactccCTCCTTAACTTTGAGAAATAATCATTCTCCCCCCTTTTTCCTAATTGAGTTTTTAAAATGTCTATTCTACCCTTGCGTTATCAACCTTTTACTTCTTATTTTTATACttcttttaaaatcataattattttaaatctatataaattttttttattgaaacaATATTAATTTCAtcctaaaaaagaaaaaaaatattgattgagtATATAATTTAATGTCGTTCTATAATGAAACAAATAAAccgagagaaaaaaataatgtaattaattTTAACAGAATCTTTAATGTGATAACCTTATAAACATATTTGAtgcaaataataaaaaataattaataaaaataaatatatattttttaatgatttcttaaaagattatctatttatattgtaaataaattttaaattataattttttaaaatcattaataataatcaaaattcatttttctaTATAGATAATAAAGAATAAGAGATAGGCATAATTacataaacacacccttttaaTTTGGCTTCGGTTATCCTCTACACCCTCCAACTTTGGATGTGCACTAGTAGACACTTAAAGCTTATATAAAGTTGAGCAAATACACACACTCATTCTACCTAACAATTCACGTGAGATACATTCAAACTAATTAGTATTATGTCATGTAGGAcacatattatgttatgtaaagGACacatgtgtctatttgttcaacttTAAACAAATTCAAATATCTACTTGTGCACATCCATAAGTTGGAGAGcataaatgtcagttatggtcaaGTTAAAGAGCACGTTAATGTAATGCCTAAGAGATAAATGAAACCAAAATATGTATGCACATATTACATTCATACATACTTAAATGTctgtaatattaaaataacaatCATAAAAAATAGCGTTAGATTTTGCATTAAAGTTATAAAAGGATTATTCTACGTATAATGTTAATTAACTTATaataaaaatctataaaaacaaaaatttaaaaataaaatattcaagtCATGTTTTTTGATAAGCAGAAAATTAGgaggtaaaatttatttaatgatAAGGATAATATtaatagaaaataatttttttcatgatttgctaaaataaacaagtaaaacggattttttttaatataagattcaagtaaaataaaatgaagaaagtaaatatatatatataattcattcATTGTGAGGATTTCATTTGATCTAGTTTTTAATAAGATATAATCTTCTTGTTATAAATTTAAGACATATTTGACTAAAGTTGGATTTAttctttaaaatcaaattaCATGAATCTAATTATAATGTTTGGTCAAactttttaaaatctatttatTTCGAAATATGAGAAGTActttttataacaaaaaaaaacaatgagtTGTAATTCCAAGTCTCCCATGATTCTCATTCTTGTTGTGTCTTTAACTTTGTCTCAATTTTCATTTGCTGATTCAGCTACACCAAGTGTTCATCTTATTGATGACTTGCCTAATGTTGATCCAGTTGTGATAATTAATTGTAGCCCTGGAATTGGTGTAACTTTTGTACATAAATATCAAGAAATTTCATTTGATGCTGGTATTACTTATGAATTTTATAATTGTTATGCTATATGGAATGATTCAACAACGAGATTCAATGCATATGATCCAATTAAGGAAGACAAAGGCCGTCCCATTGTTCATTGGTCCATTCGAGATACTGGAATCTGGAAGAGTTGGGACAACCGTTATTGGAACTTCTATTCAAAATGGATCCACAACTAGTGAAACCAACTTTGTCGAGAcagaattaaaatttattttcttttaatgaaaaactAGTTCCTTTTTGAAGAATTCTTTGCTTTTTTGCTAAGTTCGTTATGTTGTTAACTTTTCGTTATTGTCCTAAATTATCGTTTTAAACTTTAAAGTCGTAAGTATGTAGTCTCGGGAGTGAACAATATTACTAGCTGCTAAGCGGTTATCTCATGGAATTCAACCATAAAGATGAAGTTAGTTAAAGAACATTAAAGggttttttttttccctttggaTAAGAGAGTTGCTAATCATTCTTTGCTTCGTTTGGAACCATACATGGAAAAGTGACTTTCTTCCAAAATTTTAGAGTGGCAATTTAAGTATTACTCCctctattttgaatttttgggccTATTTTTGTTCAAAATTGTTCAAAGTTAGAGATAAACCCTTCATGCTGGTATGGCCAACTTTCCACATAATTATCattaaggggtcatttggtacGAAGACAAGTTATATAGGAATTAATAATATAGGGATTAATAATGCATAATTATCATAATTAGGACTTGTACCTATTGAACACCTAAATTATTCAAAACATATGCCTATTAAACATAAAACgttgatatgataaaataagtgtACCTCACTGCAATTGAGCGCGTGAAtggattctttttctttttagataAATTTGTACCTATTTTTTGGACACTTGGCATGCATCAGctaaataactaaaaaaataatttaattcaacATTAATCTCTTAATTCAAAAAGAGAacaaccccacccaccccacaCCCATTGTACCCGACTTCTTATTGCTCAACCCACCATTATAAAGATTTTAAATTCTCAACTTTAATTTTGTTTTGgttcatcttttttttcttcattttttgtaaaaaaaataaattaaacttgcTAAATGAATTtgcaagaagaaaaaataaatttgggcATTGGAGTGAAAAAAGTTGACTAACATTCGTCCATCTCTATTTTCAGTCATTCTGATCGAGCAAACATCACCATTCAATAAACTTATTAAAAAGGATATAAAAGAATTCAATATACTTTTGATTTCTCTTCGCCgttgatttcaaaataattgtCGACGTTGATTTATTTTCACAAAAATCTCAATAATCATTGGTGTAATAGAGTATAGTTGGTTAtcggagaagaaaaagaaagggcAAAGGGTTAGGTGGGTGAATTTGGGCTGgggatattttttcttttttgttctttttgttATCGCCGGAGGAATTGATGGCGAAGAAGAAAGAGCAAAgtagggggggggggaggggggaggagatttctttttttatttttttctgtcAATTAATTATCTGGATTATTAAAGgctgaaaatatttttcatttattaaaattgaaaatttatagTTTATTGTTAGATGGGTCCATATGCCACATGTCgtaattttatttgtgattttttcaatataatgtgtgTAAATTACACGCACAACCTTTTTTAAGGCTAGCCGTTAGTTTAAGTTCAATAGACACACATTTGTTAATAATTGAGTGTCTAATAGGAAGTAATCTTAGTTGAAGGGTCTAAGTAAATTATGCGAACAACTTTAAAGATCCGTAGATGACTTAAGCCAAAAAAAAGGTGCTATAATGTATGACCTTGTTATTTGTTAACTTAAGTTGAGTTAGCCAGAGCCCATCTTACTTTTAAGTTAAACTacttaaaaaaagataaagtgGTTATGGTTTGGTTAGTAATTCGTGGGTACAAATTACTACCTCTTCAGATAACTTGGTTTTGGTAATCATGTGTGACACCTTAACCAACCACTCTAAGCTCTCGAGACTCTAATCAACTACTCTACTGTAATGATTTGTCTCCGTCGTTACGAATAAGTCAAACGAGAAGGAATTGGGGCCAGAAAAATTTGGATAGTGATTTGAAAAGAATTGAgtctaggccagacttggacaaattctgagtcaggtgaggtctagggtgatcCAGAAATGGATGGAGGATTAAACTTATAGTTTGATTGATTCATTggatagccaagacgatacagAGCCTGCACGACTTTATGAAATCGTATTCGGACGAGGAAAACTCCTAGAATTGAACTTGGAGTGAAAGGTATGTGTTAAGACATCCTGGGATGAGGGTATGTTGTTATATGGGAGACTTGGAGACTCTTTACAAGATCTCTATCTCCGTATATCCGCCAGAGTGAGAATAACCCAGTCAGGGTGCGACCGCCAGAGCAGGATGGTCCCTTTGTGGCGGAACAGTCGCGACTTAATACGGGGTAAAACTCCAGAAAGGTATTCTGCATAAAAACAAATCTTAAGAAGTTAGGAAGCGACCTAGGGCGAATTCTTACTGATTTCCACCATATTTTGTGCAAAAGATAAGTAAATCACTCCCTTAATTCGCATTTCGATTTCTAGAACCTAGAATTATGGTTGgtgatcattgggggagggGGGTTGCtaaaaactaatggtggaaattAGCCCTAGATAGGGGTTATGATCATGGGTTTGATCTAAGAGgagaattatgttataattcatatgaatcaGGTCATTGTATTGATCATTTGTATGTATGTTactgtttttagaccaagaacaagctgaaTGAAATTGgaaaggaaaagctccagcacttTATAGTTTTCAAAGCTTgatttcgaggtaggtgatggtttttctTCCTGTATGTGATACgtgtacttgttaaattactcTATTGTATACATATGTGTATGTG
It contains:
- the LOC129895461 gene encoding uncharacterized protein LOC129895461, with amino-acid sequence MEDYSSVPMQKTTKIIRKSIFIFLQNYQFFTTTTAFFTFPFAASVLLLQSFIYSSSLYPIIYERLHLLFDAAGFPSSSEFFTLLNSKISQTIVISFFSFPFTISFFLFAKSLVIESLNYSKPSQKTTVPSYFHLLLTQVCNSLLIISANSTCFTLLFFGFNLFDYLFGLSNPRSILLLSATGAVLCSIILANTLIICNLALVTSGNEKIGGYKAILKSCVLIRGRTATALSLAVPVNLALAAVEALFQYRVVKAYYQEKTELFPLALEGMFIAYMYSILLVLDTIASCVFYKSCKTDEVRMFPILPISPISPYQDEIQDRDQCIVVKIKTFEESP